From the genome of Candidatus Paceibacterota bacterium, one region includes:
- a CDS encoding sigma factor-like helix-turn-helix DNA-binding protein, protein MSTTVNITFKPKAVVRQLLSVPNDRNQDVLIRRYGLGADPTRMTLEAIGDLYGITRERVRQIENTALAAIRKSPTYRELLPAFNELRDAMVALGGIVHERDFLNAISTDHVTQQHIHFLLVVGDLFIKHKESDDFEHSWTVDKDLAERVHDSLQKLYASLGNDDLVEESKLIDRFLSHLRDVNAEYAREEIYRRWLNLSRRLSKNPLGEWGRSQSPNVSARGIRDYAFLVLRKHGSPMHFREVANAIEQSFRREAHIATTHNELIKDKRFVLVGRGLYALSEWGYSTGIVRDVIRDLLQKHGALQRDEIVERVMRERYVKENTVVVNLQNVRFFRKNKEGKYECVA, encoded by the coding sequence ATGTCTACCACAGTTAACATTACATTTAAGCCGAAAGCAGTCGTACGACAGCTTCTTTCTGTGCCTAATGATCGCAATCAGGATGTCCTGATTCGTCGTTATGGACTCGGAGCAGATCCTACACGTATGACACTCGAGGCCATAGGTGACCTTTATGGCATCACACGCGAGCGTGTGCGTCAGATTGAGAACACCGCACTTGCTGCAATCCGTAAGTCTCCTACCTACAGGGAGCTCCTTCCTGCATTTAATGAGCTTCGTGATGCGATGGTCGCCCTTGGCGGCATCGTCCATGAGCGCGATTTTCTCAACGCAATCTCTACAGACCACGTTACGCAGCAGCACATTCATTTTCTTCTTGTCGTCGGCGATCTCTTCATCAAGCACAAGGAGTCAGATGACTTTGAGCACAGCTGGACGGTAGACAAAGATCTTGCTGAGCGTGTTCATGATTCCCTCCAAAAACTCTATGCTTCCCTCGGAAACGATGACCTCGTTGAGGAGTCGAAGTTGATCGATCGCTTTTTGTCACATCTTCGTGACGTTAATGCAGAATATGCACGCGAAGAGATCTATCGCCGCTGGCTAAATCTTTCACGCCGACTCTCAAAGAACCCTCTTGGTGAGTGGGGTCGCTCACAGTCTCCAAACGTATCTGCACGTGGTATTCGTGATTACGCATTCCTCGTATTACGTAAGCATGGTTCACCAATGCACTTCCGTGAGGTTGCAAATGCCATCGAACAGAGTTTCCGCCGTGAAGCACATATTGCAACGACACACAATGAGCTCATCAAGGATAAGCGTTTCGTGCTCGTTGGTCGCGGTCTCTATGCACTCTCTGAATGGGGTTACTCAACAGGTATTGTTCGTGACGTCATTCGCGACTTGCTCCAGAAACATGGTGCACTCCAGCGAGATGAAATCGTCGAGCGCGTCATGCGTGAGCGTTACGTTAAGGAAAACACCGTTGTAGTCAATCTTCAAAATGTACGCTTCTTCCGCAAGAATAAGGAAGGTAAGTACGAATGCGTTGCGTAA
- a CDS encoding Fur family transcriptional regulator yields MQTTKHQPGETKSMSQVIRETGLKATGARGKVLRVLTDAKKPLRVKDIFERVQMTDEDMNMVTIYRTIETFVKKGIVHRDDFGEDAAYYELHDDKRHHHYITCTGCKRHDDIEGCFYEGFEPELRAQVPHYDSITYHTVEYFGLCSACKEREDYQKSIIDNKR; encoded by the coding sequence ATGCAAACAACAAAACATCAGCCAGGCGAAACCAAATCAATGTCTCAAGTCATTCGTGAGACGGGCCTCAAGGCAACTGGCGCCCGAGGAAAAGTACTTCGCGTACTTACGGATGCAAAGAAACCACTTCGTGTGAAGGACATATTCGAGCGCGTACAAATGACTGACGAAGACATGAATATGGTCACCATCTACCGCACTATTGAAACTTTCGTAAAGAAAGGCATTGTACATCGCGATGACTTCGGTGAGGATGCAGCGTATTATGAACTACATGATGACAAAAGACATCATCATTACATTACCTGCACCGGATGCAAGCGTCACGATGACATAGAAGGTTGTTTCTACGAAGGATTTGAGCCAGAGCTTAGGGCACAAGTCCCCCACTACGACAGCATCACCTATCATACCGTGGAATACTTTGGCCTCTGTAGTGCATGCAAAGAGCGAGAGGATTATCAAAAAAGCATCATCGATAATAAGCGCTAA
- a CDS encoding SET domain-containing protein: protein MIIETRTDPHAAYKLKVKRSAAGLGLFAAEAIPKGVKIIEYIGIVRSSSDEDANKYIFNVSSKVDIDGSPRYNTARYANHSCAPNAESDIKKGHVWITSTKPIALGEEITYDYGKEYFNVHIKPFGCRCTKCTARRAKARMQESEVTASSH from the coding sequence ATGATTATAGAAACACGCACCGACCCGCACGCTGCATATAAGTTGAAAGTAAAACGCTCTGCCGCCGGCCTCGGACTCTTCGCAGCCGAAGCAATCCCCAAGGGAGTAAAAATTATTGAATATATTGGAATCGTTCGCTCATCCTCAGATGAAGACGCCAATAAATATATATTCAACGTGAGCAGCAAGGTAGACATCGACGGAAGCCCTCGCTACAATACTGCACGCTATGCGAATCACTCCTGTGCACCGAACGCAGAAAGCGATATCAAGAAAGGTCACGTATGGATCACTTCAACAAAGCCTATTGCTCTTGGCGAGGAAATCACTTACGATTATGGTAAGGAGTACTTCAATGTGCACATCAAGCCTTTTGGTTGCCGATGCACAAAATGCACTGCTCGGCGGGCTAAGGCAAGAATGCAAGAAAGCGAAGTAACTGCTTCATCACACTAA
- a CDS encoding septal ring lytic transglycosylase RlpA family protein: MLGESKIAMLVMMLCSLLSAGGPRRSNQVYIPGKQTDFYLYEKGEASWYGPGFHGKTTAGGKTFNTYHFMVAHKTLPIGEVICVRNPANNRVIVCEVADRGPFVRGRIIDLSYTAMNRLGLVSSGHGMIEIYRTADARVRQ; this comes from the coding sequence ATGCTAGGGGAAAGCAAGATCGCAATGCTCGTCATGATGCTCTGTTCGCTGCTCTCTGCAGGCGGACCGCGAAGAAGTAATCAAGTCTACATTCCAGGAAAGCAGACTGATTTCTATCTCTATGAGAAGGGAGAGGCCTCCTGGTATGGACCTGGCTTCCATGGCAAGACAACTGCGGGCGGAAAGACGTTTAATACATATCACTTCATGGTGGCACACAAGACGCTTCCTATAGGTGAAGTCATTTGTGTTCGTAACCCCGCAAACAACAGAGTAATCGTTTGCGAAGTTGCTGATCGTGGCCCATTCGTTCGAGGTCGCATAATTGATCTTTCTTATACCGCCATGAACCGGCTCGGTCTCGTTAGTAGCGGACATGGTATGATCGAAATCTATCGAACCGCAGACGCGCGAGTTCGTCAGTGA
- a CDS encoding DEAD/DEAH box helicase has translation MENNQNQGAPRRDHSTARNARYGAVRFNPRNERGPRPAPTAPAAAPVAHAAPVARPAVNPNAPRRRPMVLGGIGGGGRYEPSEREMRRARKGPEALAADDVYKEVVEGKKPARPNTKKSGQPVIDADRFINRAVTVEQDAPYMSKHQFVDFKIHDQIKANITAKGYVIPTAIQDQTIPQALEGRDVIGIANTGEGKTAAFIIPMLDKLIRHPQGSLLVVTPTRELAVQIEEEYMDFSKGMHMPSALLVGGQAMGHQTERLRKGARVIIGTPGRIKDHIERGNLVMSRVHNFVLDEADRMLDMGFINDIRFLIAKMPEVRQTLFFSATFAKEIEALSSSFLRDPIRVSVKKRETGKNINQDVIYVADRQEKFQKLTEILARPEAEKVLVFGRTKHGVDKLGRILFRSGFAAVAIHGDKSQRERLRALRDFKENKAKILVATDVAARGLDIPDVSHVVNYDAPENFDDYVHRIGRTGRAGKKGTAFTFVEKA, from the coding sequence ATGGAAAATAATCAGAATCAGGGAGCGCCTCGTCGCGACCATTCTACGGCGCGTAATGCGCGCTATGGTGCAGTACGATTCAATCCTCGCAATGAGCGCGGACCTCGCCCAGCACCCACTGCTCCTGCAGCAGCTCCAGTAGCACATGCTGCGCCAGTTGCTCGTCCCGCAGTAAATCCTAATGCTCCACGCCGTCGTCCGATGGTACTTGGTGGTATTGGTGGTGGTGGTCGCTATGAGCCAAGTGAACGCGAAATGCGCCGCGCTCGTAAGGGACCAGAGGCGCTTGCCGCAGACGATGTCTATAAGGAGGTCGTTGAGGGCAAGAAGCCTGCACGCCCAAATACAAAGAAGTCCGGTCAGCCCGTCATCGACGCAGACCGTTTCATCAATCGCGCAGTCACTGTAGAGCAAGACGCTCCGTATATGTCGAAGCATCAGTTCGTGGATTTCAAGATCCATGATCAAATCAAGGCAAATATCACCGCGAAGGGCTATGTTATCCCAACTGCAATTCAAGACCAAACAATTCCTCAAGCACTTGAGGGTCGTGACGTCATTGGTATAGCAAATACAGGAGAAGGAAAGACCGCTGCATTCATTATCCCGATGCTTGATAAGCTCATCCGTCATCCACAGGGTTCACTCCTCGTGGTGACACCAACGCGTGAGCTTGCAGTGCAGATTGAGGAAGAGTACATGGATTTCAGTAAGGGCATGCACATGCCGTCTGCACTCCTTGTGGGTGGTCAGGCAATGGGTCATCAGACTGAGCGTTTGCGTAAGGGCGCACGTGTGATTATCGGTACGCCAGGTCGTATCAAGGATCATATTGAGCGTGGTAATCTCGTTATGTCTCGTGTGCACAACTTCGTCCTCGATGAGGCTGATCGTATGCTCGACATGGGTTTCATCAATGACATCCGATTCCTCATCGCCAAGATGCCTGAGGTGCGTCAGACGCTTTTCTTCTCTGCAACATTCGCAAAGGAGATTGAGGCGCTTTCGTCTTCATTCTTGCGTGATCCTATCCGCGTTTCCGTAAAGAAGCGTGAGACCGGCAAGAACATCAACCAAGATGTTATCTATGTCGCCGATCGCCAGGAGAAGTTCCAGAAGCTTACCGAGATCCTTGCACGCCCCGAGGCGGAGAAGGTACTCGTCTTCGGACGCACCAAGCACGGTGTCGATAAGCTCGGACGCATTCTCTTCCGTTCAGGTTTCGCGGCGGTCGCCATTCATGGTGACAAGTCGCAGCGTGAGCGATTGCGCGCGCTCCGTGACTTCAAGGAGAACAAGGCGAAGATCCTTGTCGCTACTGATGTCGCAGCACGTGGGCTTGATATCCCTGATGTCTCACATGTGGTGAATTACGATGCCCCAGAAAACTTCGATGACTATGTACACCGTATCGGTCGTACGGGTCGCGCAGGCAAGAAGGGTACCGCATTCACTTTTGTGGAAAAGGCATAA
- a CDS encoding TlyA family RNA methyltransferase yields MSIRLDKLVVDRGFAPSRTRAQAMIEAGKISVNGQVILNTSRGFAYDAEIVALEPDIPWVSRAALKLVRALDAFAVDPKDRIALDIGASTGGFTEVLLSRGAKHVYAVDVGTSQMHDKLLYDDRITVREGVHIRDVKSEDFAEAPSLIVIDVSFISLSIVLPIAAQLLAPKGDIVALIKPQFEVGKENIGKGVVRDPELHKAVRERIALLGKELGFKVHGPVDSPIEGGDGNIEFLIHLAR; encoded by the coding sequence ATGTCAATTCGTTTAGATAAACTCGTTGTCGATAGAGGTTTTGCTCCCTCGCGAACGCGTGCACAGGCCATGATTGAAGCAGGGAAGATCTCCGTAAATGGGCAGGTCATTCTCAATACTTCGCGTGGTTTCGCGTACGATGCCGAAATTGTTGCACTCGAACCCGATATCCCTTGGGTTTCCCGTGCAGCATTAAAGCTCGTGCGTGCACTTGATGCATTCGCAGTCGATCCCAAGGATCGTATTGCGCTCGATATCGGCGCGTCGACAGGCGGCTTCACGGAAGTGTTGCTCAGTCGCGGCGCAAAGCATGTATATGCTGTCGATGTCGGTACGTCACAGATGCACGACAAACTCCTCTATGATGATCGCATTACGGTCAGAGAAGGTGTACATATTCGAGATGTTAAGTCAGAAGACTTCGCCGAAGCACCATCACTCATTGTCATTGATGTCTCATTCATCTCACTCAGTATTGTGCTTCCAATAGCTGCTCAATTGCTTGCCCCGAAGGGCGACATTGTTGCGCTCATTAAGCCTCAGTTCGAAGTAGGAAAGGAAAATATCGGAAAGGGTGTCGTCCGCGACCCAGAGTTACACAAAGCCGTACGTGAGCGCATCGCGCTCCTCGGCAAAGAACTCGGATTCAAAGTACATGGCCCTGTCGATTCACCTATCGAAGGCGGAGACGGAAACATTGAGTTTCTTATCCATCTCGCAAGGTAA
- a CDS encoding CAP domain-containing protein — translation MNFSSWVTKIILFIFTSVVGVFSPGIVVQVPTTSFVATSTIDSNKTSDPTNGSLAAPLTPKTPITTNQAPKAAISQPIVKIAPKPSALTPSKLDALEIIVITNQERAKDGAQALTWNPKLAEEALAKAKDMIAKQYFAHKSPDGVNVSDLAAIHGYAYSLVGENLALGDFKSSSDVMDGWMNSPGHRANILKKAYTEIGVAAIMGAYEGRQVWYAVQEFGRPPPDCALPDPKKETLIKNSEAKLDELTAQLNALKATIDAGTASRAETNAAIEQYNTTAGQHNDLLVNLKGIITAYNDEVSIYNACLAKEEAIVGPPSAHPTE, via the coding sequence ATGAATTTCTCCTCTTGGGTTACGAAAATCATACTCTTTATTTTCACCTCAGTTGTGGGGGTATTTTCTCCTGGAATCGTTGTCCAAGTACCAACGACGTCCTTCGTTGCAACCAGCACAATAGATTCAAACAAAACTTCTGACCCGACCAATGGTTCCCTCGCGGCCCCCCTAACCCCAAAGACCCCTATTACAACTAACCAAGCTCCTAAGGCTGCGATTTCTCAACCCATCGTCAAGATTGCACCGAAACCAAGTGCCCTTACGCCATCAAAGCTAGATGCCCTAGAAATTATCGTGATCACAAACCAAGAGCGTGCAAAAGATGGTGCACAAGCGCTCACATGGAATCCAAAACTTGCAGAAGAGGCGCTTGCTAAGGCTAAGGACATGATTGCAAAGCAATACTTTGCACACAAATCCCCAGATGGCGTAAACGTCAGCGACCTTGCAGCCATTCATGGTTATGCATATTCGTTAGTCGGAGAGAATCTCGCGCTTGGTGACTTCAAGAGTAGTAGTGATGTGATGGATGGATGGATGAACTCTCCCGGACATCGTGCAAATATTCTCAAAAAAGCGTACACAGAGATTGGTGTCGCTGCAATCATGGGAGCCTATGAGGGAAGACAAGTTTGGTATGCGGTACAAGAATTCGGTAGGCCACCTCCAGACTGTGCTCTACCTGATCCAAAAAAAGAAACTCTCATCAAAAATTCTGAAGCAAAACTTGATGAACTGACCGCACAACTTAATGCCCTTAAAGCAACAATTGATGCGGGGACGGCCTCTCGTGCAGAAACAAATGCCGCAATTGAACAATACAATACGACCGCAGGACAGCATAATGACCTTCTCGTGAATCTCAAAGGCATCATTACTGCATACAACGATGAAGTATCTATCTATAATGCTTGCCTTGCAAAGGAAGAGGCAATCGTTGGACCACCAAGCGCTCATCCAACAGAATAA
- a CDS encoding TIGR00730 family Rossman fold protein: MAKNTKAAVPAVAVTKEAAPLTIINKPEAKVARDPHTHEDILVGAKHHNRTSRIASEFERGLQFIRRYEKSVTIYGSARFKPNNVHYKDARALAARFAKEGYAVVTGGGPGIMEAGNRGAREAGGASIGLNIELPFEQIINPYVTDSMSFYYFFSRKTTMSFASEAYIYYPGGFGTLDELFEILTLIQTGKIRKIPIFLVGSDFWAPLEEFIENVIMRDHGAIDKKDLQLYTVTDDHDLIIKSVLSAPVYR, translated from the coding sequence ATGGCAAAGAATACAAAAGCAGCAGTACCGGCAGTTGCAGTAACAAAAGAGGCAGCACCGCTTACCATCATTAATAAGCCTGAAGCGAAAGTAGCACGTGATCCTCATACTCATGAAGATATTCTTGTCGGCGCAAAGCATCATAATCGCACTTCACGTATCGCATCGGAGTTTGAGAGAGGATTGCAATTCATCCGTCGTTATGAGAAGTCAGTGACGATTTATGGCTCAGCACGTTTCAAGCCAAACAATGTGCACTATAAGGATGCGCGCGCACTCGCCGCACGCTTTGCAAAGGAGGGTTATGCAGTCGTGACGGGAGGAGGTCCGGGTATTATGGAGGCAGGTAATCGCGGCGCACGTGAGGCGGGTGGTGCTTCGATTGGACTCAACATTGAACTTCCATTCGAACAGATCATCAATCCGTACGTCACTGATTCGATGTCGTTCTACTACTTCTTCTCACGAAAGACGACGATGTCATTTGCATCTGAGGCTTATATCTACTATCCGGGAGGATTTGGTACACTCGATGAGCTCTTCGAGATTCTGACACTCATTCAGACAGGTAAGATTCGTAAGATTCCGATCTTCCTTGTTGGTTCTGACTTTTGGGCACCACTTGAGGAATTTATCGAGAATGTCATTATGCGCGATCACGGTGCCATCGACAAGAAGGACTTGCAGCTTTATACCGTCACCGATGATCACGATCTTATCATCAAGTCGGTATTGTCTGCTCCAGTTTATCGATAG
- a CDS encoding MFS transporter, protein MENTPTGKKSLIVLSVIGLLVSLQVGFTTFIDSSYLARALMPITPEPDRFVGYIFAATAAIALAFFLVAPRLLRKYGNTKVSLFASITLPLGLLLIALPIPLPLTVLTYLLITLDTTILFAALDIYVSRYVSEAKMGFLHGIFFAMCSLGFMLSPALSGVIAEGYQMSYVYIAAALAALPIPFIIWASFRDFSDPGYEDVPLLPSKELHTAAPDLIPVFSAQFALQTFYVMMTIYIPLYFVEHIGFTYDKFGYIITIALAMFVILPTPFGWLADKFMGEKEMIITGISLMGVSLIAIPMLAEHQQTFWLWALVLIISRIGATATESMSDAFFFKRIEYAHPSLIAFYRRARPLAWLIVPTIGATLLSLRIVDISQLLMLSGIAILFTIFFTARLRDTL, encoded by the coding sequence ATGGAAAACACACCGACAGGAAAAAAATCTCTGATTGTACTCTCCGTTATTGGCCTCCTCGTCTCTCTTCAAGTGGGCTTCACAACGTTCATTGATTCATCCTATCTTGCACGCGCGCTCATGCCAATCACCCCAGAGCCTGACCGCTTCGTTGGATATATCTTTGCTGCAACTGCTGCGATTGCGCTCGCGTTTTTCCTCGTCGCACCAAGATTACTTCGCAAATATGGAAACACGAAGGTATCGCTCTTCGCCTCAATAACACTCCCACTTGGACTACTACTCATTGCACTGCCTATTCCACTCCCGCTGACAGTGCTTACCTATCTCCTCATAACCCTTGATACAACAATTCTCTTTGCTGCACTAGATATCTATGTATCACGATATGTGAGTGAGGCAAAAATGGGCTTTCTCCATGGAATCTTCTTTGCAATGTGTTCGTTGGGCTTTATGCTCTCCCCCGCACTCAGTGGAGTGATCGCGGAGGGATATCAAATGAGCTATGTTTATATAGCAGCTGCACTCGCAGCACTCCCGATTCCATTCATTATCTGGGCATCATTCAGGGACTTCAGTGATCCGGGCTATGAAGATGTTCCACTGCTACCAAGTAAGGAGCTTCATACTGCAGCACCAGACTTGATTCCTGTTTTTTCTGCACAATTCGCACTGCAAACATTTTATGTCATGATGACCATTTATATTCCACTCTATTTTGTGGAACATATTGGCTTCACTTATGATAAATTTGGGTACATCATTACAATTGCACTCGCGATGTTCGTCATCCTTCCTACTCCATTTGGCTGGCTCGCTGACAAATTCATGGGAGAGAAGGAAATGATTATCACTGGCATTTCGCTGATGGGTGTATCGCTGATTGCTATCCCAATGCTCGCGGAACACCAGCAGACCTTCTGGCTCTGGGCACTTGTACTCATCATTTCACGCATCGGTGCAACTGCAACGGAATCAATGTCAGACGCCTTCTTCTTTAAGCGCATTGAATACGCGCATCCCTCGCTCATCGCATTCTATAGACGCGCCCGCCCGCTTGCTTGGCTCATTGTCCCCACAATCGGTGCGACACTACTGTCTTTGCGTATTGTAGATATTTCTCAGCTCTTGATGCTCTCTGGTATTGCGATCCTCTTCACCATCTTCTTCACCGCAAGATTACGCGATACATTATAA